In a single window of the Flavobacterium ammoniigenes genome:
- the argS gene encoding arginine--tRNA ligase encodes MSLQHILTPSIAKAIQDLFEVSVDKVEFQATRKEFEGDITMVIFPLLKLVKSNPVELGNKIGNYLVENVPEVARFNVVSGFLNIVISDSYYLNFFDGIKDDVNYGFVTPNPSDKAVMVEYSSPNTNKPLHLGHVRNNLLGYSVAEIIKASGKKVYKTQIINDRGIHICKSMLAWKKMGNGETPESTGLKGDKLVGNYYVAFDKAYKEEINELMAAGKTEEEAKKQAPIILEAQEMLLKWEAGDEEVKSLWEMMNQWVYDGFATTYSNLGVNFDSFYYESNTYLLGKDVVQIGLEKGVFEKDPDGSVWIDLTDEGLDRKIVLRSDGTAVYMTQDIGTAIQRVKDHPDVGGMVYTVGNEQDYHFKVLFLILQKLGFDWASSLYHLSYGMVDLPSGKMKSREGTVVDADDLMQEMTSTAQTISEELGKLEGYSEEEKTKLYNTIGLGALKYYILKVDPKKRILFNPEESVDFAGNTGPFIQYTYARIQSIIRKATFDFSATAKTNDLHEKEKELLKQIELYPEVIQNAAQNHSPALIANYTYELVREYNSFYQAVPILGEENQEKKIFRVQLSKKVADTIASSFSLLGINVPERM; translated from the coding sequence ATGTCATTACAACACATTCTTACCCCATCTATAGCAAAAGCGATTCAAGATTTATTTGAAGTATCCGTTGATAAAGTAGAGTTTCAGGCTACTCGCAAGGAGTTTGAAGGCGATATTACAATGGTTATTTTTCCTTTGTTGAAATTGGTAAAAAGCAACCCAGTGGAGTTAGGAAACAAAATAGGGAATTATTTGGTGGAGAACGTTCCAGAAGTAGCCCGATTTAATGTGGTATCTGGATTTTTGAATATTGTTATTTCAGACTCGTATTACTTGAATTTCTTTGACGGAATCAAAGACGATGTAAATTACGGTTTTGTAACGCCAAATCCTTCTGACAAGGCAGTGATGGTGGAGTATTCTTCGCCAAATACCAACAAGCCATTGCATTTGGGACACGTACGTAACAATTTATTAGGCTATTCGGTAGCAGAAATTATCAAAGCTTCAGGGAAGAAAGTCTACAAAACTCAAATTATCAACGACCGTGGAATTCATATTTGCAAGTCGATGTTGGCTTGGAAAAAAATGGGTAATGGCGAAACGCCAGAATCAACTGGGCTTAAAGGAGATAAATTAGTTGGAAATTACTACGTAGCTTTTGATAAAGCCTACAAAGAAGAAATCAATGAGTTGATGGCGGCTGGTAAAACAGAAGAAGAAGCTAAAAAGCAAGCGCCCATCATTTTGGAAGCACAAGAGATGTTGCTAAAATGGGAAGCAGGAGACGAGGAAGTGAAATCGCTTTGGGAAATGATGAACCAATGGGTGTATGATGGTTTTGCCACTACCTACAGTAATTTAGGCGTTAACTTTGATAGCTTTTATTACGAAAGCAATACCTATTTATTAGGAAAAGATGTGGTTCAAATTGGTTTAGAAAAAGGTGTTTTTGAAAAAGATCCAGACGGTTCCGTTTGGATTGATTTGACTGACGAAGGTTTGGACCGAAAAATCGTGTTGCGTTCTGATGGAACAGCGGTATATATGACACAAGATATTGGTACGGCAATCCAACGTGTGAAAGACCACCCCGATGTGGGAGGAATGGTATACACGGTGGGTAACGAACAAGATTACCATTTTAAAGTGTTGTTTTTGATTTTGCAAAAGCTCGGTTTTGATTGGGCTTCAAGCTTGTACCATTTGTCTTACGGAATGGTCGACTTGCCTTCGGGTAAGATGAAAAGCCGTGAAGGAACCGTAGTCGATGCGGATGATTTGATGCAAGAAATGACAAGTACCGCGCAAACTATTTCGGAAGAATTAGGCAAATTAGAAGGCTACTCTGAAGAAGAAAAAACCAAATTATACAACACGATTGGCTTGGGTGCATTGAAATACTACATTTTGAAAGTAGATCCTAAAAAACGCATCTTGTTCAATCCGGAGGAATCGGTTGATTTTGCTGGAAATACAGGACCGTTTATTCAATATACTTATGCGCGTATTCAGTCGATTATTCGTAAAGCGACTTTTGATTTTTCGGCTACAGCCAAAACTAATGACTTGCACGAAAAAGAAAAAGAACTGTTGAAACAAATTGAACTGTATCCAGAAGTAATTCAGAATGCAGCACAAAATCACAGTCCTGCTTTGATTGCGAATTATACCTACGAGTTGGTACGTGAATACAATTCGTTTTACCAAGCGGTGCCTATCTTAGGCGAAGAAAACCAAGAAAAGAAAATATTCAGAGTGCAACTCTCTAAAAAAGTAGCCGATACAATTGCTTCTTCGTTTAGTTTATTAGGGATCAATGTTCCGGAGCGAATGTAA
- the ffh gene encoding signal recognition particle protein: MFSNLSDKLDKAFHVLKGHGKITEINVAETLKEVRRALLDADVNFKIAKDFTAKVKDKAMGQDVLTTLQPGQLLVKLVKDELTELMGGDVAGINLSGTPTVILMSGLQGSGKTTFSGKLANYLQTKKGKKPLLVACDIYRPAAIQQLYVVGDSIGVEVYSEPENKNPVEIAQNAIQHAKANGFNVVIVDTAGRLAVDEEMMNEIERVHKAIQPQETLFVVDSMTGQDAVNTAKTFNDRLNFDGVILTKLDGDTRGGAALSIKSVVNKPIKFVGTGEKMEAIDVFYPDRMAERILGMGDVVSLVERAQEQYNEEEARKLQKKIAKNEFGFDDFLAQIQQVKKMGNMKDLVGMIPGASKAMKDVEIEDDAFKHIEAIIHSMTPIERSKPALIDMKRKTRIAKGSGTKIEQVNQLMKQFEQMSKMMKMMQGPGGKNLMKMMGGMKGMPGGMPGMR; this comes from the coding sequence ATGTTTAGTAATTTAAGCGATAAATTAGATAAAGCCTTTCACGTCTTAAAAGGACACGGAAAAATCACGGAGATTAACGTTGCCGAAACTTTAAAAGAAGTGCGTCGTGCGTTATTGGATGCCGATGTGAACTTTAAAATTGCCAAAGATTTTACTGCTAAAGTAAAAGACAAAGCGATGGGTCAAGATGTATTGACGACATTGCAACCAGGGCAATTGTTAGTGAAATTGGTCAAAGACGAATTGACCGAATTGATGGGTGGCGATGTGGCTGGAATTAATCTTTCGGGAACGCCTACGGTGATCTTGATGTCGGGTTTACAAGGTTCTGGGAAAACGACTTTCTCTGGTAAATTAGCCAATTACTTACAGACAAAAAAAGGAAAAAAACCACTTTTAGTGGCTTGTGATATTTATCGTCCAGCAGCGATTCAGCAGTTGTATGTGGTTGGAGATTCCATTGGTGTTGAGGTATACTCAGAACCTGAAAATAAAAATCCGGTTGAAATTGCTCAAAACGCCATCCAACACGCTAAAGCCAATGGTTTTAATGTGGTGATTGTCGATACAGCTGGTCGTCTAGCAGTAGATGAAGAAATGATGAACGAAATTGAACGCGTTCATAAAGCGATTCAGCCGCAAGAAACGTTGTTTGTTGTGGATTCGATGACGGGTCAAGATGCAGTGAATACCGCTAAAACTTTCAACGACAGATTGAACTTTGACGGAGTAATCTTAACCAAATTAGATGGAGATACTCGTGGTGGAGCAGCACTTTCTATTAAATCAGTAGTCAACAAACCCATTAAGTTTGTAGGTACAGGTGAGAAAATGGAAGCGATTGACGTGTTCTATCCAGACCGTATGGCGGAACGAATCCTCGGAATGGGAGACGTGGTGTCTTTGGTAGAAAGAGCACAAGAACAATACAATGAAGAAGAAGCTCGAAAACTGCAGAAGAAGATCGCGAAAAACGAATTCGGATTTGATGATTTCTTGGCACAGATTCAACAAGTAAAAAAAATGGGTAATATGAAAGACTTGGTGGGAATGATACCAGGTGCTTCAAAAGCCATGAAAGATGTGGAGATTGAAGACGATGCGTTCAAACATATTGAAGCGATTATCCATTCGATGACACCCATTGAAAGAAGCAAACCGGCTTTAATTGATATGAAACGTAAAACGAGAATTGCTAAAGGTTCAGGTACTAAAATCGAACAGGTGAATCAATTGATGAAGCAATTTGAGCAAATGAGCAAGATGATGAAAATGATGCAAGGTCCGGGAGGTAAAAACCTGATGAAGATGATGGGTGGAATGAAAGGAATGCCTGGAGGTATGCCGGGGATGAGATAA
- the lpxK gene encoding tetraacyldisaccharide 4'-kinase, with the protein MNLFRKILFPFAILYGFITGIRNFLFDKGILKSYSFQLPVIVVGNLSVGGTGKTPQIEYLIRLLSERFSLATLSRGYKRKSVGFILANANATAEILGDEPFQFFQKFPSIQVAVDADRKNGIEQLLVQDKKPEVILLDDAFQHRKVKAGFYILLTAYDDLFSEDFLLPTGNLRESRRGAQRADVIVVTKCPTTLTKEEQSSLKYSLNAYSNATIFFSVIAYDTSVHSKNSSISVAEIKQSDAVLLAGIAKPDSFFDYLKNEQSVCLTYPDHHHFTESDILHIQQQAGEKKIVTTEKDYVRLKDSDLKDQLYYLPIRTSFINDSDQFDAAILDYLKC; encoded by the coding sequence ATGAATCTTTTTCGAAAAATACTTTTCCCTTTTGCTATTCTGTATGGTTTCATAACGGGTATTCGTAACTTTTTGTTTGACAAAGGGATTCTAAAATCGTATTCATTTCAACTTCCCGTTATCGTCGTTGGAAATTTAAGCGTCGGCGGCACTGGAAAAACACCTCAAATAGAATATTTAATTCGATTACTATCGGAACGTTTTTCACTTGCGACATTGAGTCGAGGTTATAAAAGAAAATCAGTAGGATTTATTTTAGCGAATGCCAATGCAACTGCAGAAATCCTAGGAGATGAACCTTTTCAGTTTTTTCAAAAATTTCCTTCTATACAAGTAGCAGTTGATGCAGATAGAAAAAATGGGATTGAACAATTATTGGTACAGGATAAAAAGCCAGAAGTCATTTTGTTAGATGATGCGTTTCAACACCGCAAGGTGAAAGCTGGATTTTATATACTGTTGACAGCCTATGATGATTTGTTTTCGGAGGATTTCTTATTGCCTACAGGCAATTTAAGGGAATCAAGAAGAGGCGCGCAAAGAGCAGATGTGATTGTGGTAACCAAATGTCCAACAACACTTACTAAGGAGGAACAATCAAGCCTTAAGTACAGCCTCAATGCCTATTCCAATGCTACTATTTTTTTTAGTGTTATTGCTTATGATACTTCGGTTCATTCTAAAAATTCGTCTATTTCAGTGGCTGAAATTAAGCAATCCGATGCTGTACTTTTAGCGGGGATTGCCAAACCCGATTCCTTTTTTGATTACTTAAAAAATGAGCAATCCGTTTGTTTGACTTATCCAGATCACCATCATTTTACAGAAAGTGATATTCTACATATTCAACAACAAGCGGGGGAGAAGAAAATTGTAACTACCGAAAAAGATTATGTACGTTTGAAAGATTCGGACTTGAAAGACCAATTGTATTATTTACCCATTCGCACTTCTTTTATTAATGATTCAGATCAATTTGATGCCGCAATATTGGATTATTTGAAGTGCTAA
- the rluF gene encoding 23S rRNA pseudouridine(2604) synthase RluF — protein sequence MENTNENLKRLNKFIGETGYCSRREADKLIEEGRVTINGSVPEMGTKVSPDDEVRIDGKLIVEKNEKSIYLAFNKPVGIECTTNLDVRDNIVDYINYPKRIFPIGRLDKASEGLIFMTNDGDIVNKILRARNNHEKEYTVTVNRPITDRFIERMGNGVPILETVTRKCKVEQISKYTFKIILTQGLNRQIRRMCEYLGYEVTALKRIRIINISLDIPVGRYRELTDAEIKELNQLIEPSSKTEEASLPKSEPTRRKIEIPRRDNSKFRRN from the coding sequence TTGGAAAATACAAACGAAAATCTAAAACGCCTTAATAAATTCATTGGAGAAACCGGCTATTGCTCCCGCAGGGAAGCCGATAAACTCATCGAAGAAGGAAGAGTGACCATCAACGGTAGTGTTCCAGAAATGGGCACTAAAGTGTCTCCTGATGATGAAGTGCGTATCGATGGCAAACTGATTGTCGAGAAAAACGAAAAATCAATTTATTTAGCTTTCAATAAACCCGTTGGAATCGAATGCACGACTAATTTAGACGTTCGTGATAATATTGTCGATTACATCAACTATCCCAAACGTATTTTCCCAATTGGCCGATTAGACAAAGCCAGCGAAGGATTGATTTTCATGACCAATGACGGGGATATTGTCAACAAAATATTGCGTGCCAGAAACAATCACGAAAAAGAATATACCGTAACCGTAAATCGTCCAATAACCGATCGTTTTATTGAACGCATGGGCAATGGTGTTCCAATATTGGAAACTGTAACCCGAAAATGTAAGGTGGAACAAATTAGTAAATACACCTTCAAAATTATTCTGACACAAGGTTTGAATCGCCAAATTCGAAGAATGTGTGAGTATTTAGGCTACGAAGTAACTGCTTTGAAACGCATCCGAATTATCAATATTTCACTTGATATACCTGTGGGGCGCTACCGCGAATTGACCGATGCCGAAATTAAAGAATTGAATCAGCTAATCGAACCTTCTAGTAAAACTGAAGAAGCGAGTTTACCCAAATCAGAACCAACCCGACGAAAAATAGAAATTCCCCGAAGAGATAATTCTAAATTCAGAAGAAATTAG
- a CDS encoding RNA polymerase sigma factor, with product MKVIPLHQEVKELIDLAIDNNRQAQKQIYDQFSAKMLGVCRNYISDIHHAEDIMLTGFMKVFTHLKKFEHKGSFEGWIRRIMIYECIDFIRANKNQIIHQNTEDNNLSQNESAYEMEEFSIDDIQHLIDNLPDGYKMVFNLFAIEGYKHQEIATMLKISEGTSKSQLSHARKLLQNQIVELKKKLNGTK from the coding sequence ATGAAAGTAATTCCCCTACATCAAGAAGTAAAAGAACTCATTGATTTAGCCATTGACAACAATCGGCAGGCTCAAAAACAGATCTATGATCAATTTTCTGCAAAGATGTTAGGCGTTTGCAGGAATTATATCAGCGATATTCATCATGCGGAAGATATCATGTTAACTGGCTTTATGAAAGTGTTTACCCATTTGAAAAAATTTGAACACAAAGGCAGTTTTGAAGGATGGATAAGACGGATTATGATTTATGAATGCATTGACTTTATTCGAGCAAATAAAAATCAAATTATTCATCAAAATACTGAAGACAATAATTTAAGCCAAAATGAATCGGCTTACGAAATGGAAGAATTTTCAATTGATGACATTCAACACTTAATTGACAATTTACCAGATGGTTATAAAATGGTTTTTAATTTATTTGCAATAGAAGGTTATAAACATCAAGAAATAGCAACAATGCTTAAAATAAGTGAGGGGACCTCAAAATCGCAGTTGTCACATGCTCGAAAATTATTACAGAATCAAATCGTTGAATTAAAAAAGAAACTCAATGGAACCAAATAA
- a CDS encoding Nif3-like dinuclear metal center hexameric protein → MKIKDIFPILEEMAPLAYAEDFDNVGLLVGNQENEATGILVCHDALESVIDEAVNKKCNLVVCFHPILFSGLKKITGKNYVERAIIKAIKNDIAIYAVHTALDNHPEGVNTIFCNALGLKNTKILIPKENFIRKLVTYTVPENAEEVRNALFKAGAGSIGNYDNCSFNSNGMGTYKGNEHSNPVIGERLELVQADEIKIEVTFEKHLESKILKALFQTHIYEEVAYEIYDLKNQHQNIGLGMIGELATPMNEKEFLEMVQEKMQTGGIRHSQFLEKSIQKVAVLGGAGSFAIQNAIQAGADAFLTADLKYHQFYEAENQLLLADIGHFESERYTKNYIVDFLRKKILNFAIIFSEENTNPVKYL, encoded by the coding sequence ATGAAAATTAAAGATATATTCCCCATCCTCGAAGAAATGGCTCCTTTGGCTTATGCCGAAGACTTTGATAATGTGGGCCTATTAGTAGGAAATCAAGAAAATGAAGCAACCGGAATTTTAGTGTGTCATGATGCTTTGGAAAGTGTCATTGACGAAGCGGTTAACAAAAAATGCAATTTGGTGGTTTGCTTTCACCCCATCCTTTTTTCGGGTTTGAAGAAAATTACAGGCAAAAACTATGTAGAACGTGCCATTATTAAAGCGATCAAAAACGACATTGCCATCTATGCGGTTCACACCGCTTTGGACAATCATCCTGAAGGAGTCAATACAATATTTTGCAATGCCTTGGGACTGAAAAATACCAAAATCCTGATCCCAAAAGAAAATTTCATCCGCAAATTAGTGACGTATACAGTTCCTGAAAATGCAGAGGAAGTTCGAAACGCATTATTCAAAGCTGGAGCGGGAAGTATTGGTAATTATGACAACTGCAGCTTCAACTCAAACGGAATGGGAACCTATAAAGGCAACGAACATAGTAATCCCGTAATTGGCGAACGCCTTGAATTAGTTCAAGCCGATGAAATTAAAATCGAAGTTACCTTTGAAAAGCATTTAGAAAGCAAAATTCTAAAGGCTTTATTTCAAACCCATATTTATGAAGAAGTTGCTTACGAAATCTACGACCTGAAAAACCAACATCAAAATATTGGATTAGGAATGATTGGCGAATTAGCAACTCCTATGAACGAAAAAGAATTCTTGGAAATGGTGCAAGAAAAAATGCAAACGGGCGGTATTCGTCATTCGCAATTTCTTGAAAAATCCATTCAAAAAGTAGCGGTTTTAGGCGGAGCTGGAAGTTTTGCAATTCAAAACGCTATTCAAGCTGGAGCCGATGCATTTTTGACCGCCGATTTGAAATACCATCAGTTCTATGAAGCAGAAAACCAGTTACTTTTGGCCGATATTGGACATTTTGAAAGCGAACGGTATACAAAAAATTATATTGTTGACTTTCTTAGAAAAAAAATCCTTAATTTTGCCATCATTTTTTCAGAAGAAAATACAAATCCAGTTAAGTACTTATAA
- a CDS encoding zinc ribbon domain-containing protein produces MATKKELSVEDKLRAIYDLQLIDSRIDEIRNVRGELPLEVEDLEDEVAGLSTRSEKLKSELEVIEEQIKVKKNAIDEHKEAIKRYTKQQESVRNNREYNSLTKEVEFQELEIQLAEKQIKEMKASIEHKKEVIANSKEKLEAKSTHLKHKKSELEAIMAETQKEEEFLSEKSVEFQGQIEERLLTAYNRIRSSVRNGLAVVSIERGASAGSFFTIPPQTQVEIASRKKIITDEHSGRILVDSTLAEEEREKMEKLFSKF; encoded by the coding sequence ATGGCGACTAAAAAAGAATTAAGTGTCGAGGACAAGTTAAGAGCAATTTACGATTTACAATTAATTGACTCTAGAATTGACGAAATCAGAAACGTAAGAGGAGAACTTCCTTTAGAGGTAGAAGATTTAGAAGATGAAGTAGCTGGTTTAAGCACTCGTTCAGAAAAATTAAAAAGCGAACTTGAAGTAATCGAAGAGCAAATCAAAGTAAAGAAAAATGCTATTGATGAGCACAAAGAAGCGATCAAAAGATACACCAAACAACAAGAGAGCGTTCGTAACAACAGAGAATACAATTCATTGACTAAAGAAGTTGAATTTCAAGAATTAGAAATTCAATTAGCTGAAAAGCAAATCAAAGAAATGAAAGCCTCTATCGAACACAAAAAAGAGGTGATTGCTAATTCTAAAGAAAAATTAGAAGCCAAATCAACCCACTTGAAACACAAAAAATCTGAATTGGAAGCTATTATGGCGGAGACTCAGAAAGAAGAAGAATTCTTATCTGAAAAATCAGTAGAGTTCCAAGGACAAATCGAAGAGCGTTTGTTGACTGCTTACAATAGAATCAGAAGCAGTGTTCGTAACGGATTAGCAGTGGTTTCTATTGAAAGAGGCGCATCTGCAGGTTCTTTCTTTACTATCCCACCGCAAACACAAGTGGAAATTGCATCAAGAAAGAAAATCATCACCGATGAGCACTCTGGAAGAATTTTAGTTGACAGTACGTTAGCCGAAGAAGAAAGAGAAAAAATGGAAAAATTATTTTCTAAATTTTAA
- a CDS encoding bifunctional 5,10-methylenetetrahydrofolate dehydrogenase/5,10-methenyltetrahydrofolate cyclohydrolase, protein MQLLDGKKTSEDIKQEIAAEVQKMKANGEKVPHLAAVLVGNNGASLTYVGSKVRSCEQIGFESTLVSLPETITESELLAKIADLNEDDNLDGFIVQLPLPKHINEEKILMAIHPDKDVDGFHPTNFGKMALEMETFLPATPFGIMQLLERYKVETAGKHTVVIGRSHIVGRPMSILMSRKGYPGDSTVTLTHSRTKNIEEYTKNADIIITALGVPNYLKADMVKDGVVVIDVGITRVEDASHPKGYVITGDVDFDEVSKKSSFITPVPGGVGPMTIAMLLQNTLLARQIRARK, encoded by the coding sequence ATGCAACTACTAGACGGAAAAAAGACATCGGAAGATATCAAACAAGAAATTGCAGCTGAGGTTCAAAAAATGAAAGCCAATGGCGAAAAAGTACCTCACTTAGCCGCAGTTTTGGTTGGAAATAACGGCGCGAGCTTGACTTATGTGGGCAGCAAAGTGCGTTCATGTGAACAAATTGGTTTCGAATCGACTTTGGTTTCTTTACCAGAAACGATTACAGAAAGCGAATTGTTAGCCAAGATTGCTGATTTGAACGAAGATGATAATTTGGACGGTTTTATAGTACAATTGCCTTTACCCAAACACATCAACGAAGAAAAAATATTGATGGCTATTCACCCCGATAAAGATGTGGATGGTTTTCATCCAACGAATTTTGGTAAAATGGCTTTGGAAATGGAAACATTTTTGCCAGCCACCCCGTTTGGAATCATGCAGTTGTTAGAACGTTACAAAGTAGAAACCGCCGGAAAACATACTGTAGTTATTGGAAGAAGTCATATTGTAGGCCGACCAATGAGTATTTTGATGAGCCGCAAAGGCTATCCAGGAGATTCAACGGTAACCTTGACACACAGTAGAACTAAAAATATTGAAGAATATACAAAGAATGCCGATATCATTATTACTGCTTTAGGCGTGCCTAATTATTTAAAAGCGGATATGGTAAAAGACGGAGTTGTTGTAATTGACGTGGGTATCACTAGAGTAGAAGATGCTTCACATCCAAAAGGCTATGTAATTACCGGTGACGTTGATTTTGATGAAGTAAGTAAAAAATCCTCTTTTATTACCCCGGTTCCTGGTGGTGTAGGCCCTATGACTATTGCGATGTTGCTGCAAAATACGCTTTTGGCAAGACAAATTAGAGCTAGAAAATAA
- the gap gene encoding type I glyceraldehyde-3-phosphate dehydrogenase yields MKIRIAINGFGRIGRNLFRLLLNHPEIEVVAINDIAETKTMAHLVKYDSIHGVLPFEVDSDDQGIMINGQQFLFFHEKSIANLDWKSLNIDYVIESTGKYKTFDELNAHILAGAKKVILSAPAEVDSIKTVVLGVNEEILDGSETIISNASCTTNNAAPMIQIIDQLCGIEQAYITTIHSFTTDQSLHDQPHKDLRRARGASQSIVPTTTGAAKALTKIFTHLDNKIGGCGIRVPVPDGSLTDITFNVKRAVTIDEINAAFKSAAETNLIGILAYTEDPIVSVDVIGNTNSCVFDAQLTSVIDKMVKVVGWYDNEIGYSSRLIDLILFTSKLKG; encoded by the coding sequence TTGAAAATTCGAATTGCAATTAACGGTTTTGGAAGAATAGGTCGAAACCTATTTCGATTGCTATTGAATCATCCTGAAATCGAAGTCGTTGCCATCAATGACATTGCCGAAACTAAGACAATGGCGCATTTGGTGAAATACGATAGTATTCATGGTGTTCTGCCTTTTGAAGTCGACTCAGACGACCAAGGCATTATGATCAACGGACAGCAATTTCTTTTCTTTCACGAAAAAAGCATTGCTAATTTGGACTGGAAAAGTCTCAACATCGACTATGTCATCGAATCGACAGGAAAATACAAAACATTTGACGAACTGAATGCACACATTTTGGCTGGAGCCAAAAAAGTAATTCTATCAGCACCTGCTGAAGTCGATAGCATAAAAACTGTTGTTTTAGGAGTTAATGAAGAAATTCTTGACGGAAGTGAAACCATTATTTCTAATGCGAGTTGTACGACCAATAATGCCGCACCAATGATCCAAATCATTGACCAATTGTGCGGAATTGAACAAGCATACATTACTACCATTCACTCGTTTACCACCGATCAAAGTTTACACGACCAACCCCATAAAGATTTACGTCGTGCGCGTGGAGCCAGTCAATCTATTGTTCCAACAACTACTGGAGCAGCTAAAGCTTTGACTAAAATATTCACTCATTTAGACAATAAAATAGGAGGCTGTGGTATCCGGGTTCCTGTTCCTGACGGTTCGTTAACCGACATTACTTTCAATGTCAAACGAGCAGTTACGATTGACGAAATTAACGCTGCTTTCAAATCGGCTGCCGAAACGAATTTAATAGGAATATTAGCCTACACCGAAGACCCAATTGTTTCAGTAGATGTAATTGGCAATACTAATTCTTGTGTTTTTGATGCACAACTCACTTCTGTAATTGATAAAATGGTAAAAGTAGTAGGCTGGTACGACAACGAAATTGGCTATTCGTCTCGTCTGATTGATTTGATTTTATTTACCAGTAAACTGAAAGGGTAA
- a CDS encoding alpha/beta hydrolase has translation MKRFLFFITTKSYGAYINLLCLFAPKKATLLAFSLFSHPRKGKLMTTQLPPFLAEAEKEIFDKDGQAIQTYIWRGNEKIIFLLHGWESNTARWKKLIPHLLETGHTIIAIDAPAHGLSEGKEFNVIRYAASINIVAKKYSPNYIIGHSIGGKASLYYQATYNNPTVEKMVLLGAPSDYAIIFKNYVGLLRLSSRMEQLIHQHYWDRFQIKVAEFSAQYYAHSITAKGLLLHDLDDTVVLHDESQKINHYWKASVLETTQGLGHSLQNKIVYKKIVDFLFQ, from the coding sequence ATGAAACGATTCCTTTTCTTTATTACCACCAAATCCTACGGAGCTTATATCAACCTACTGTGTTTGTTTGCACCAAAAAAAGCAACACTGCTTGCTTTCTCTCTTTTTAGTCATCCTCGAAAAGGAAAACTAATGACTACCCAACTTCCTCCCTTTTTGGCTGAAGCCGAAAAAGAAATTTTTGACAAAGACGGACAAGCTATCCAAACCTATATTTGGAGAGGCAATGAAAAAATTATTTTTCTACTACATGGTTGGGAAAGCAATACGGCACGATGGAAAAAATTAATTCCACATTTGCTTGAAACCGGCCATACCATTATTGCTATTGACGCACCCGCTCACGGATTATCGGAAGGAAAAGAATTTAACGTGATACGCTACGCTGCAAGTATCAATATAGTAGCCAAAAAGTACAGTCCCAATTATATTATTGGACACTCCATTGGAGGCAAAGCAAGTTTGTACTACCAAGCCACCTACAATAATCCAACCGTAGAGAAAATGGTGTTGTTAGGCGCACCTTCTGATTACGCCATTATCTTTAAGAATTACGTTGGCTTATTGCGATTGAGCAGCCGAATGGAACAACTAATTCACCAACACTATTGGGACCGTTTCCAAATAAAAGTGGCTGAGTTTTCAGCACAATATTATGCGCATTCGATAACTGCTAAAGGACTTCTATTGCATGACCTAGACGACACAGTTGTATTGCATGACGAAAGTCAAAAAATAAACCACTATTGGAAAGCCTCTGTATTAGAAACCACTCAAGGTTTAGGACACAGTTTGCAAAACAAAATAGTGTACAAAAAAATAGTTGACTTTCTATTTCAATAA